TCAGCACCAGGCTGCGCACCAGTTTCTTCGACAGTTTGGGCAGCGGCACATACTCGGTGGCCGACTGCTGCACGTAACGGCGCACCTCCTTGTCGCCCACAAACTCACCCAGTTTATACAGCATCGCGTCGCTGGGGGCTGCCGCAGCGATGCCTCCCACCGCATCGCCGCCCAGGGTGGCCGCCATGGCAGCAAGCGCCTGGCCCGGCACCGCCATATCGAAAACCAGGAAGGCATCCAGGTCATATTGGCTGCTGTCGGCCTGGGCGCTGCCGCTGCCGGAGGCCTCCACCGTAAAGTTCTTCACCGGTTTCAGCAGGTTCAGTTTCCCCTCGAAGTGTACTGTTCTGGAAGAATCGTTGTAGTGCAGCACGTTGCCCTCGTAGGCGTCGCCGTACGCCCTGGCTTCCTGGCCTAGCTTAAACTCTTTTCGTTCCTTGTTGTAAGAGAGCAGCCCGTCTACTGTAAACAAATCGAGGTCTTCCTCTGCCTGCTTTTTAGACACAAAGGTGCTGTAGAATGCGCCCGTGCCTGCGGCCATGTGGATGCCGGTGTGCAGCGGTGTGCCGTCGGCTGCCTTCGGGTTGATGATGGGGATGCGGACGTTGGCGGGGTTCAGGGTGTCCTTTTTGTAAGGGAACCAGTCGGAGTCGTCGGGGTTGCCGGTAAAGTTCAGCTTCAGCTCCCCATCGAAATCCAGGTACTGCCTTGGGGCCCGCATCGTCACGCTGCCTCTGTATAAAATGCGCGGGAAGATATAGAAGGGCGTGGTCTCGTCCATATTGGCCGTGGCCGTGGTGTAGGCTGTTTTCTTCTTGCCTCCCTCGGGGCTGCCATATATAAAGTCGGCGAACTGCAGTTGGAAAGAATCGGCAGCGGCGTTCTGGTAATCCAGCACGGCATTGCCTTTCAGCGCCATCCGCGACAGCACATCGATATTGCCCTTATATAGCCTGTGGAACTGCTGTGTGGAGTCGGCGAGCACGCGCGCGTTGCGAAGCGTCTGGATGGTGGCGTCGGCCGCCACGGCCACGCGGCCGCTATCCGGCACCACGTGCATGTCGGCCACGGCGATATAGGGCACGCCACCGGCCAGCAGGTTGTTGCTTTTCAGGTCGTACTCGCCGCTGCCGGCCATAAAGCGCAGCCCCTCCTGGGCGGGGTGCAGCGAGTAGAACCAGTTTTTGCCGCCGCCTTCATCCGCCTGCAGGCTCACCTTCTGCTGGTTCATATCCCAGCGGGCGCTGCTCATGGAGGTCTTGTACTGCGCCTTCGGGAACTCGATGCTCGTCATGCCTTTCTGCTCGCTCTCGAAATCCACGAGTCCTTTGGTCATGTCGTAGGCAATGGACCCGTCCTGCGCCTTCACCGCCGGCCTTCCCTCCACATCCGACTTCACCACCATCTGGGCATGGTTTCCGGTGAAGGTGCGCTGCTTAAAGAGCAGTTCTTTGGAGGTGACATTCGCCACCGGGTTGTCCAGCACCCCTGCGGCGTAAAGGCCTCCCGGCGAGAGTTTGGCAACGCCTTTAAATGCGAATTCCTCTTGATACAGCTTCATGGGCTCGGCCACCGTCTGCAGGTACATGGTGTCGGCCTGCGGCTGCCAGTTCATATCGTAATTGGTAAGTGTGGCCACCGGAAACTCGGCTCCGCTGTGCTGCCCCCCGGCAAGCTGGAAAGAGGTGCCGCCCTTTGCCGTCACGCCGTTTTTATAATAGGTATAGGCGGGAGCCTCCAGCGTGGCGCCCATATACTGCAGGGTGCCTTTGCTCTGGATGCCGGCGGAACTCAGCATGATGGTATCGAACACCATGCCCTTGCCGCCATAGGCGGGCAGCCCTTCCGCCCCCGGCTGGTAATAAAAGCCAAGGGTCTCGTCGGGCATCATCACCATCTTTGCTTTGATGGGCGGGAAAATGCCGCCGGAGTTGAACGTGCCGTCAAAGCCGAAGGAGTTGCTGCCGGAGCTCAGGCTGTCGAGTTTGAAGGGCGGCATCTCGAAGTACACGGTGCTGTCGTAAGCGCCGCCGGCCACGTCGGGGCGGGCAAAAGCCACCCGCGCGCCCGTCACGCCGTCGAATCTGGGGTATTCGGCATAAAACTCCTCCCCTGACTTGTTGTCGGGCTTGTTTATATATAAGATCCCGGACATGCCTCCGGAATTACCGGTCAGCACCTGGTCGCTCACCTCTCCGTTGCGCCCCCGGCGCTTGCCCGTCACCAGGGCCACGGTGTCTATCTTGGTGAGAGCGATGGAAAAATCGTTGTAGTTGAACCTGAAGTCGGTGCCTTTGATGGCAAGCCGGCTGGCATATACCTCCCCGTTAAACTCTATATCGCGGTTTTTGAGGATATGGACTTCCTGGCCGCGCGGCAATATATACACGCTGGCCGTGTCGTTGTTAAACACGATCCGATCCACGCCCCGCACCGTCAGTTTGTTGCTTTCCAGGTCGAGGGTGGCATTGCGGCCGGAAGGCACCACTGACTTGATGATGAGGTGGTCATAATCCTTCACATCGCGGGAGGCATTCACGTAATGCAGCGCCTTTGGCTTCAGCTCGATATAGCCGGAGGCCGGGTCGTAGTTTATATATCCCTGGTACGACATGGCCAAGGCCGCCTCTTTGATGGCGTTCTCACTTATCTTCGTTGCTTTGGCTACGTCTGCGGTGTAGAAGTCGGTTCTCTTCGCTTTGGAGGCGTAGCCCGCCAGCAGTTGCAGCGGGTGGAACGGCGCCACACCCACCAGGCGCTGGTAGCGGCTGTTAGAGAAATACTCCGTGGACTCTACCTGCAGCGGAATAAGCGTTTTGGTATTCAGGACGGAAAACTCGATTTTAGGCACCCCCAGCTTCCACTGCAGGCGCTCGGCCGTCAGTTCTATCTGGTGGAAATTGTCGTAGAAGGGCATATCCGCGTAAACCCCTTTGTCTTTTGTCAGCGTCAGTTCCTGCGCAGGCCTGGAGAAGCGCAGTTGCACGGCCGGATGCGTCAGCGAGTCGCCCTGCTGGTAAATGGCCACGCTGGCGCGGTTTGCCAGCAGCAGCGAGTCTTCGAAGGTATAGCTCTGGGCCAGGGAGCGGAATTTGCGCTGCCCGCCATGCGACACCACAATCTCGGAGAGGCTTCCATCCAGCGGCTTGCTGCCTATCATACCACCCACCAGCGAGAAGCCTCCCTTATAGGCAATGTTGCCGCCCAGGTTCTTCACCTGCGCGTCGTTGGTGAACGAGGTGAACTTCGGGTAAGGGTAATTGCCGCTTTTACGCTTGCTGCTTATCCACTCCAGGGCGCCGTCCACGGGCGCGGCCAGCACCGCCGGAAAGGTAACCGCGACATCAGGAGCCTTGAAACCCGCGAAAGAGGTGTTGAAGTTATATTGGCCAAGTTCGGCGGAGGCGTGCTCACCTTTCACCTGCCAGTCGAATTTTCCGCCCTCCCCCACAAACAGATTGGTAGCCAGCATCAGCTGCCCGGCCGTGTTATATATGGCTGTGGAGTCCCAGGGCGTGACGAAGAGCAGGTTTGTTTTCTCCAGTTTCAGCACCGGCCCGCTCACTTTTGGCTGCTCGGGCACGAAGAGGCGCTTCTGGTTTTCCTTGCGGGCCTGGGCCGCTTTCTGCTTGTCTTCTTTCTTCGGAACCGTGATGACGGTGCCCCAGCCATCATCTTCCGTTACTTCTTCCCCGGTGCTCGCTTCATCATCCCAGGAGGTATCGTCCCAGCCGCTGCCAGATGCTGCGTCGTCTGCCTTGCTGGCGCCCTCGTAAACAAAGCTGAATTCGCCCCCGGTGGTCCGCAGGCTGTAGTAGGAATTCTGGTAGAGTTGGTTGCTGGTGAGGTAGAGGGCGGCGGTGGTGAGAAACTGGTCGAGTTGCTTGGGCTCCTCCTGCTGCACAGCCTTTTCGGTCACTTCCAGCATCTTGTCGAGCTGGTCGGGGCGTATGTGCTGATTGTTGATGCCAGCCGTCACCATGGTGTAGAACTGGCCGAAGCGCGAGGCGGGGAGGCGCTTGCGGTACATGCGCTGGCTGATGTCCATCACCTGCTGCTGCTGCTTTGCCGTGAGTTTGCCGTTGTTCCAGATTTCTGCCAGGTCTGTGCTAAGCTTTTCTGCGTCCGGCACTTTCCCGGCCAGCAGCATCGCCTGCACATCCCCGACAAACGCCTCAGGCTTATCAGAGAGTTTCGACTGCGCCTGCGCCGCCAGGGTGACAAAGAAAAAAAGAAAGGGTAAAAGTTGTTTCATAAGGGTAAGCGTCAGGTATTAGCGTGCTCTGAACAGGGCGGACACCCAGTTATTCTTCACCCGGTGCGATTGGTATAGCAGCCTCAGCGCCTCGGCTTTCTGCTGGAGTATCGGCAGGTCTTCGGTGTAAAAGCCGCTCAGCAGCAGCCAGCCTCCCGGCTTCAGTACCGCTTTGTAAGCAGGCATGTCCTCCAGCAACACGTTGCGGTTAATGTTTGCCAGGATGATGTCAAAGGGTCTCTCGCCTGCAATGGTTTCGGCGCCGCCCAGGCGCACGTCTATCTGGCTGTAGCCGTTCAGCTCGGCGTTCTCGCGGGCGTTCTCCACCGTCCAGTCCTCTATCTCCACGGCTACAATCTCTGCGGCGCCCAGTTCTCCGGCCATGATGGCCAGGATGCCGGTGCCGCAGCCCATATCCAGCACGCGCCTGCCCTGGTGGGCCAGCGTCAGCTGGTTTTCAATCATCAGCGTGGTGGTTTCGTGGTGGCCCGTGCCAAACGACATTTTTGGGTTGATGACGATGTCGTACTTCGCCTGTTCCGGCCGCGGGTGGAAAGAGGCGCGCACCGACACCTGCCCGCCGATGAAAAGCGGCTCGAAGTTTTTTTCCCACTCCTCGTTCCAGTTCTGGCGCTCGATTTTCTGTACGCCATATGTTACCTGCACCAGTCCGGCGTAGCGCTGCAGCGTTTCCTGCAGGGCCATCTCGCTGTACTGGTCTTCTGTTATATAGGCGCTGAAACCGTCTTCTGTTTCCACAAAAGCGTCGAAGCCGAGCTCTCCGAGTTCGGCTGTCAGGATGTCCGCAAAGTCTGCGTTTACTTTTAAGGTTACTTCTATAAAATCCATGCTAGTACTTAATCGCGGCATATGGCCGATGAGCGCACGTCTGTGTAAAATACCGTGAAGTCGGCCAGGTTGCGCTGGTCCGTCACGTAAAGGATATGGTTGGCAAAGGCCTTGTGCGGTGTGATATACCAGATGGCCGGAGCGTCGGCGAACAGCTTGTTGTTCTCGCGATATACCACCATGTTGGCAAAAGCCTCCTCCTCGTTCAGGAAAACAATGGCCGAGGCCGTGTTTTTGTACCGTGGGTCACGCTCCAGGTACACGGCCCCGTACACATGGCAGTAATCTTTGGCTGCACTGAATGTGCTGGCGGGGGCAGGCGCTGTCGCGGGTGTTCTGAAAACGGGGAACAGCGCCAGCCAGCTTGTAAACAATAGATACATCATATATAGGATACTAAATCCAAAGGTAAATATAAGTTACACAAAAAAGGGTGCCAATCTTTGTGTTTGGCACCCTTTTTCACAATTTATTTTTATACTTTAAAAAGACCGGATGATATCCGTGAAGTCCCTGGACTTCAGCGAGGCGCCGCCAATCAGGCCGCCGTCTATATCTTCCTGCGCAAACAACTCCCGGGCGTTGCCAGGGTTGCAGCTTCCGCCATATAAAATTGTACAATTATAAGCCGCCTCCGCATCGAACATGCGCGACAACTGCTCCCGGATATAGGCGTGCATTTCCTGCGCCTGCTCCGAGCTGGCCGTTTTACCGGTGCCAATCGCCCAGATGGGCTCGTAGGCGATCACGATCTGATCAAACTCCTCGTTGCTGAGGAAAGAGACACTGTCTTTCAGCTGCTGACCCACGTAGTCGAAGTGGTTTTCGGCTTCGCGCTCCTCCAGCGGCTCTCCGCAGCAGAAGATCGGCTTCAGGCCTTGGGCAATGGCCAGCTTCATTTTCTTGTAGAGCGTCTGGGCGTTTTCGTGGTGATATAAACGACGCTCGCTGTGGCCGATGATCACGTACTCCACGCCCACCGACTTGAGCATGGCAGCCGACACCTCGCCGGTATAGGCGCCGCTCTCATGTTCGCTCACGTTCTGGGCGGCCAGGTGCATTTTACTGTTGCCCTGCACCAGTTTACCCACGGGCTGCAGGTACGGGAATGGCGGCGTCACGATCACGGTCACATCACCGCTCACTTCGTCCTTCACCATGTTATCGATCTCCGATGTCAGCGAAAGCGCCTCCTCGTAAGTTTTATTCATTTTCCAGTTGCCTGCAACAATCTTCTTTCTCATGTTCTATATGTTTGTTTATAATGATCTTATATATGCTACGCTTTGGAATTTAAGCTACTGAAGTGGCAATTTAATAATTTCTACGGAGTGGCTTTAGAATTGCGTGTAGTTCTGCTTTCGTTTTTGCTATATAAGCTTGGATGATTGCGCTGTAAGTGCTGCCTATATATCCAACCACCCCTGCCCCTCCTTGTCTAAGGAGGGGAGTCTGCTTTTGCTTCAGAAGAGGGATATGTTCTATAGCTACTGCTTCCTGTTGTATACAGGGAGTATATATGGAATTTTTAATTTAATGCTTTTTATGCATATTAACTCTATATCCATATATAATTGCTACAGCTACTGGCTTTTGGTTGGAGTTAGCTGAAAAACTCCTCTCCTTAGACAAGGAGGGGCAGGGGTGGTTGGACCCGGTCCCGTAAAAGCAAACATGAGTCATCCCGGAGTTTGCAGGGATAGATAGAGTAGATTCCAGAGGTTGGCCAGTGCCAGCCGGATACGGTAAAGCGGTGTAGGAGTTTTCCTGCACCGCTTTCCTGTTCTATGGCAGCCCTGCCTAAGGAGATGGGAGACCGCCTCCCGCAGCTCTTTATCCAGCAGCGAGAGCAGAAAAGCATACACCAGGGTGACCACCTGCAAGAGCTTCATGCGGCTCGACCAGAACCAAAGCCGGCACGACTCCATGCCCATTTCTGATTTGTTGAAGCGGAAGGCCTGCTCCACCTGCCACCTTCTGGCGTAAGCAAAGACCAGGCGCCAGGCCTGGCGATCACTCCTGACTTCTTCACTGGTGAGCAAATACCAGGGTTGGCGGCCTTTCTTACCTGGCCGGCAGATCAGGAGCGTGAGCGGCTGGTCATAGTCCGGGTGCAGGCAGGGCTGCCACAAGAGGCTGCGCCGGTAAGTGATCTTTCGGACCATGTCCCTTACTACTCTTGAGGAGGTGGCTTTGCGGCCGACCGAAAAGCGGTAGGCATTCTTTAGAAGCCCACGCCCATCCACGAGCTTATACCTGGAGGGCCAGCGCAAGAGGAAGCGGTCGTGGCGGCCTAAAAGCAGCCCCAGCCACTTAGAGGAGGCATAGCCGCGGTCAAAGACGTGCAGCACGGCCTGGCCGAAGGTCTGGCGGGCCCACAAGAGCAGCGTGAGCTTCACCTGCTCCAGGGAGGTGGCCTCTTTGCCCCGGCTACTCCACCAGGCAAAGCGGGCGATGCGTGGAGCCTGCCACAGGCCGCAGCACAAGAGGCCCACCCACCGAAAGCCTGGCACGTGCACCGGCTCCCGGGTGGGGGGATCATAATAGCCCTTCTTGATTCTGAGTTGCCGTTTAGCTTTGACGCTGCGCACGGCGCATAAGCCCTCGCTTTGGAGGCTTTCGCACTTTTCCTGCACGCTCTCGTCCCACAAAAGCAGGGGCAGCTCACGTTCCGCTTCCAGCAGCTGCTCTACGTATGTTTGGGCCTCTTGACTCAGGTAGTCGGTGATGAGTTGGGCAGACCACTTCTTACTGCGCAGCAGGTTAGACAGGCGCTTGGTGCCCGCCGGGGCTTTGTCGGGCGAGAGCACAACCCCACCCAGCTCGCTTAGAAGCAGACCGGTGGAGCGGCTGCGGTGGCGCACCAGCGCCCGGCATAGGTTCTGGAAAGTGTAGACCAGGCGGCGGTCCAGCAGCTCATCGAGCCTGGCAAGGAAAGGAGAAAGAAATCCTTCGAGGCGGTAGGAGAAAAACAGAGCCTGGGAGAGAACCTCGGCTTGGCGTGCTGCGTTTTTGAAAGTAGTAAACATAAGAACCTCCCGTCTTTGGTGATACATAGACTGTACCACTAAAACAGGAGGTTCTCCTTTTTTATCCCAGTCCTAAACTCCGGGATGACTCATGTTTATATATAAATCAACCCCCTCCTACACCTTCCCCCTCAAAAAGCGGGCGGTGTCGTTGTTCTCCAGTTTCACCATCTCTTCCGGGGTGCCCTCGAACAGCAGGTGGCCGCCGTTGGTGCCGCCTTCGGGGCCGAGGTCGATGATCCAGTCGGCGGATTTGATGATGTCCATGTTGTGCTCGATGATGACGACGGTGTTGCCGTTCTCGATGAGCGCGTTCATGGAGGTAAGCAGCTTGCTGATGTCGTGGAAGTGCAGGCCGGTGCTGGGCTCGTCGAAGATGAAGAGGATGTTCTCGTGGTGCGAGGTCGCGCCTTTCGTGAGGAAGGAGGCCAGCTTCACGCGCTGCGCCTCACCACCCGACAAGGTGTTGCTCGACTGCCCCAAGCGTATATAGCCCAAGCCCACATCATCCAATGGCTTCAGGCGCTCGGCAATCTTCGGTTGGTCTGAGAAGAAATCAATGCTGTCGGCGATGGTCATATCCAGCACCTCCGATATATTCTTCTCTTTATAATGTATGTCGAGCACGTCCTGTTTGAAGCGTTGTCCGTGGCAGCTCTCGCACGTCAGGTAAATGTCGGCCATAAACTGCATCTCGATTTTCACCTGCCCCTCGCCCTGGCACACCTCACAACGGCCACCCTCGATGTTGAACGAGAAGTGCGACGGCTTAAACCCACGTGCCTTCGCCAGCGGCTGATCGGCATACAAGGTCCGGATAGCATCATAGGCCTTTACATAGGTAACCGGGTTGGAGCGCGACGACTTCCCGATCGGGTTTTGGTCGACAAACTCCACATGGTCTATTTTGCCGTAGTCGCCAGCCAGCTTGTCAAACTTACCGGTTGCCTCCGAGGAGCTGCCGTGCAGTTTCTGCATAGCCGGGGCCAGTATTTTTTTGACCAGCGTTGATTTGCCGGAGCCGCTCACGCCCGTCACCACCGTCATCACACTCAGCGGAAACTTCACGCTCAGGTTTTTCAGGTTGTTCTCGCGGGCGCCGATCACCTCGATGGCATTGCGCCACTTGCGGCGCTGCGGCGGCACCGGCACTTCCATCCGGCCACTCAGGTATTTGGCGGTGTACGTATCCACGCCCGTGGTTATTTCCTCAAAAGTGCCCTGGAACATCAGGTTGCCGCCACCGGAGCCCGCCTCCGGTCCGATGTCGATGAGTTGGTCTGCCGCTTTCATCATCTCCTCCTCGTGCTCCACCACAATCACGGTGTTGCCCAGTTGCTGCAGTGTGCGCAGCACGCCAATCAACTGCTCAGAGTCTTTCGGGTGCAGGCCGATGCTCGGCTCATCAAGGATATACATCGACCCCACCAGGGCGCTGCCCAGCGAGGTGGCCAGGTTGATGCGCTGGCTCTCGCCCCCGGACAAGGTGTTGGAAAGGCGGTTGAGGGTAAGATAGCCAAGCCCCACCCGCTCGAGGTAGCTCAGGCGGTTGGCGACCTCCGTCACCAGCCTGTCGGCCACATTCCGCTCGTGCTGCGTCAGGTCCAGGTTCCGGAAAAACGGCAGCACCTGTGTGATCGGCATTAGCACCAGATCGGTGATGCTCTTGCCGTTTACTTTCACGTAGCTGGCGTCTTTGCGCAGGCGCGAGCCGCGGCACTCGGGGCAGGTGGTGCGGCCACGGTAGCGCGACAGCATCACGCGGTACTGTATCTTGTGCGTCTGCCCCTGTATATGCCTGAAAAAGTCGTGGAGGCCTTCGAAGTATTTGTTGCCTTTCCAGAGCAGTTCCTGCTCCGCCTCCGTCAGCTCGTTGTAAGGGCGGTGGATCGGGAAGTCGAAGCGGATGCCGTTCTTTACCAGCGGCTGCAGCCACTCGTTCATTTTGTCGGAGCGCCAGGGCGCAATGGCCCCTTCATATATGGTGAGGCTCTTGTCCGGAATCACCAGGTCGGGGTCGATGCCGAGCACGCTGCCGAAGCCTTCGCAGGTCTGGCACGCGCCGTAGGGGTTGTTGAAGCTGAAGAAGTTCACCGACGGCTCCTCGAACACCATCCCGTCCAGCTCGAACCTGTCGGAGAACACGCGCTCCCCGCCGCCATATATAACCCGGCACTCGCCCTGGCCCTCAAAGAAAGCCGTCTGCACCGAGTCAGCGATGCGGAAAGCGAGATCCTCGTCGGATTTATATATCACGGCGCGGTCCACGAGTATATAGATGTGCTTGCCCAGCTTCGGCTTTTTCTGCTCCAGCAGTTCCTCTATAAAATACACCTCGCCGTTGGCGTAGATGCGGGAATAGCCTTTCTGCAGCAGCAGGTCCAGTTCTTTGGCCAGGGTGCGGTCTTTGTGCTGGTGCAGCGGCGCCAGGACCATCACGCGCGCCTCATCCTCCAGCGAGAAAATAAAATCCACCACATCGGCCACCGAGTCCTTCTGCACCACCTCCCCGGAAACAGGCGAGTAGGTTTTGCCAATGCGGGCGTACAGCAGCTTCAGGTAATCATATATCTCGGTGCTGGTGCCCACCGTGGAGCGGTTGTTTTTGATGCTCACCTTCTGCTCGATGGCAATGGCCGGGCTGATGCCTTTGATATAGTCCACGTCGGGCTTGTCCATGCGGCCCAGGAACTGGCGGGCGTAGGAGCTGAGGCTCTCCACGTACATGCGCTGCCCTTCGGCATACAACGTATCGAAAGCGAGGGATGACTTGCCGGAGCCGGAAAGCCCCGTAATGACGATGAACTTGTTGCGCGGCAGCGCGACGCTCAGGTCTTTGAGGTTGTGCACCCTCGCCCCTTTGATGATGATGTGCTGGCGGGCGTCGAGCTCGTCGAGGTTATAATCGGGAATGTATGCCATATAGAAAGCGGCTCTCCGGAGGCTGGCTTTCGCAGCAGCCAAAGGCCATTTTTGCTTCTGAAGTTAATTTGTAAAGATACGAATAGATAACCTCAAATTGAAGGCCTTTGTTGCAGTTGCTGCGGCAGCCGGGCACGGACTATATAACACCGGCTGCGCCGGAAAAGCCAACAGGTTGCCGCCATATTTCAGCGCCGGCACCAGCCAAAACAATTTACCCGCCACTGTTTCTAAGCATCGTCCTATATAAAACAGCAAAGTCGATATATCAATAGCCTGTCTGCTACGTACAATCAGTAACACAGGAAGGCACCCATGACCCGCCTTCCGCACCACAGGCATCGCCTGCCTGCAGGAACTGCTCCCCTTACGGTTCCTTCCTATACATCGCTCCCTGCTGCCCAGCCTGTACCCGTTACAGGCCTTTACTGCCTGCCGTCGCTCACCCTTCTTCCGGCAGCACCTGTGCCACTATGTATATGAATTTAACACTAACCCTATTTCCCCTATTCTATGAAAAACTCTACTCTCCTCAGATCACTGATCTGTATTTTCATACTTTCGTTCTTTTCGGCGCCCGATGCAAAGGCGCAGCTTGTTGAGCCGGCTGAGTGTAGCTATGATGATCCACAAGGCTGCTTTCTTGTAGCTTATGAATCTGTACAGGAAGAAAGCCCTACATCTACCAATTTAGTTGTAGTATTAAGTGCTTCACTCAATGAAGGCGGCACTTGTGATGACATAGATGGCCTGGCTTTCGTTCCTGCTGGAAGCGTAGATTTTGAATACCGATCAAGGGCAGAGTTAGCTGCCGATCCATTTGTAGAACTTACCGTGAACAGGGCTATCTTCACAACTGCACCCGATGTCGTTGTATATACCTATGAGAACACTACAATTGAGATTTTAGGGTTTGAATTCACCGTTCGAATCCCAACTGAAGTCGTGGACCTGCAGGCCCGACTTGATTCTGACGAACCGTGTCTTGAAATCACTCCGCTGCCGGTGGAGCTGATCACTTTCGATGCTGCAGCGACGGACAAGGGCATAGAGCTGAGTTGGAGCACCGCCAGCGAGCAGAACAACAGCCACTTTTTGGTGGAGCGCAGCGCCGACGGCATGGCCTTCGAGCAGGTGGGCAAAGTGGATGGCCACGGCAACTCCTCCGCAAAAATCAGCTACAGCTACACTGATTTCAGTCCGCTGCCCGGCCAGGCCTACTACCGGCTGAAGCAGGTGGACTTTGACGGCCAGTACGAGTACTCGAAAATAATCGCTGTTGCGGCTGCAGCCAGCGGCACTGAAGCGCTGCAGGTGATGCTGGCCCCGAACCCCTGCCCGAACGGCAATTGCCAAATCAGCATCCGCAATGCCAACGGGGCACAGGAAACGCGCCTGGAACTCTCCGACTTGTCGGGGCGGGTAATCTACACCACCACCGTGCAACACGCCAACAACGCAAACATCACGCTGCCCCTACAGGAGCTGCAGGCTTACAAGGGTTTATATATGCTTTCTGCCATATCAGGAAACAACGTGGTGCGCCAGCGGGTGGTGCTGGAGTAAAACCGCCGCCCCTGGAATTAAGCTGAACCTGCCCGGGCGATGTATCCGTATGGGGTAGTAGCAACATGTATGTTTTAACAAATCTATTTTATGGGAAAAGGAGATATAAAATCAAGAAGAGGAAAGATTGCAAAGGGCACGTATGGCAACAGACGCCCGCGCGTGGCCAACAAGAAAACGACAGAGGCTGCTGCTGCCCCCAAAAAAGCGGAGGCCAGTAAATAAAAAGCTTCTAAAGCAGAACGTGCGGTGCCCCGCCCTGTTCAAGGACAGGGCGGGGCACCGTGTGTTTTCTCAGATTACATTCGTTCAGGCTTCTATATGTTAAGTTCGGCGTGCCTGCTCCTGCCAGACGCAAGGTATTGCCACCAGCCGTACACGACTCCACTTTCCAACCTGCTGAACCGACCCATCCTT
This window of the Pontibacter russatus genome carries:
- the prmA gene encoding 50S ribosomal protein L11 methyltransferase, with product MDFIEVTLKVNADFADILTAELGELGFDAFVETEDGFSAYITEDQYSEMALQETLQRYAGLVQVTYGVQKIERQNWNEEWEKNFEPLFIGGQVSVRASFHPRPEQAKYDIVINPKMSFGTGHHETTTLMIENQLTLAHQGRRVLDMGCGTGILAIMAGELGAAEIVAVEIEDWTVENARENAELNGYSQIDVRLGGAETIAGERPFDIILANINRNVLLEDMPAYKAVLKPGGWLLLSGFYTEDLPILQQKAEALRLLYQSHRVKNNWVSALFRAR
- the tpiA gene encoding triose-phosphate isomerase yields the protein MRKKIVAGNWKMNKTYEEALSLTSEIDNMVKDEVSGDVTVIVTPPFPYLQPVGKLVQGNSKMHLAAQNVSEHESGAYTGEVSAAMLKSVGVEYVIIGHSERRLYHHENAQTLYKKMKLAIAQGLKPIFCCGEPLEEREAENHFDYVGQQLKDSVSFLSNEEFDQIVIAYEPIWAIGTGKTASSEQAQEMHAYIREQLSRMFDAEAAYNCTILYGGSCNPGNARELFAQEDIDGGLIGGASLKSRDFTDIIRSF
- a CDS encoding transposase, which encodes MFTTFKNAARQAEVLSQALFFSYRLEGFLSPFLARLDELLDRRLVYTFQNLCRALVRHRSRSTGLLLSELGGVVLSPDKAPAGTKRLSNLLRSKKWSAQLITDYLSQEAQTYVEQLLEAERELPLLLWDESVQEKCESLQSEGLCAVRSVKAKRQLRIKKGYYDPPTREPVHVPGFRWVGLLCCGLWQAPRIARFAWWSSRGKEATSLEQVKLTLLLWARQTFGQAVLHVFDRGYASSKWLGLLLGRHDRFLLRWPSRYKLVDGRGLLKNAYRFSVGRKATSSRVVRDMVRKITYRRSLLWQPCLHPDYDQPLTLLICRPGKKGRQPWYLLTSEEVRSDRQAWRLVFAYARRWQVEQAFRFNKSEMGMESCRLWFWSSRMKLLQVVTLVYAFLLSLLDKELREAVSHLLRQGCHRTGKRCRKTPTPLYRIRLALANLWNLLYLSLQTPG
- the uvrA gene encoding excinuclease ABC subunit UvrA, with the protein product MAYIPDYNLDELDARQHIIIKGARVHNLKDLSVALPRNKFIVITGLSGSGKSSLAFDTLYAEGQRMYVESLSSYARQFLGRMDKPDVDYIKGISPAIAIEQKVSIKNNRSTVGTSTEIYDYLKLLYARIGKTYSPVSGEVVQKDSVADVVDFIFSLEDEARVMVLAPLHQHKDRTLAKELDLLLQKGYSRIYANGEVYFIEELLEQKKPKLGKHIYILVDRAVIYKSDEDLAFRIADSVQTAFFEGQGECRVIYGGGERVFSDRFELDGMVFEEPSVNFFSFNNPYGACQTCEGFGSVLGIDPDLVIPDKSLTIYEGAIAPWRSDKMNEWLQPLVKNGIRFDFPIHRPYNELTEAEQELLWKGNKYFEGLHDFFRHIQGQTHKIQYRVMLSRYRGRTTCPECRGSRLRKDASYVKVNGKSITDLVLMPITQVLPFFRNLDLTQHERNVADRLVTEVANRLSYLERVGLGYLTLNRLSNTLSGGESQRINLATSLGSALVGSMYILDEPSIGLHPKDSEQLIGVLRTLQQLGNTVIVVEHEEEMMKAADQLIDIGPEAGSGGGNLMFQGTFEEITTGVDTYTAKYLSGRMEVPVPPQRRKWRNAIEVIGARENNLKNLSVKFPLSVMTVVTGVSGSGKSTLVKKILAPAMQKLHGSSSEATGKFDKLAGDYGKIDHVEFVDQNPIGKSSRSNPVTYVKAYDAIRTLYADQPLAKARGFKPSHFSFNIEGGRCEVCQGEGQVKIEMQFMADIYLTCESCHGQRFKQDVLDIHYKEKNISEVLDMTIADSIDFFSDQPKIAERLKPLDDVGLGYIRLGQSSNTLSGGEAQRVKLASFLTKGATSHHENILFIFDEPSTGLHFHDISKLLTSMNALIENGNTVVIIEHNMDIIKSADWIIDLGPEGGTNGGHLLFEGTPEEMVKLENNDTARFLRGKV
- a CDS encoding T9SS type A sorting domain-containing protein; its protein translation is MNRAIFTTAPDVVVYTYENTTIEILGFEFTVRIPTEVVDLQARLDSDEPCLEITPLPVELITFDAAATDKGIELSWSTASEQNNSHFLVERSADGMAFEQVGKVDGHGNSSAKISYSYTDFSPLPGQAYYRLKQVDFDGQYEYSKIIAVAAAASGTEALQVMLAPNPCPNGNCQISIRNANGAQETRLELSDLSGRVIYTTTVQHANNANITLPLQELQAYKGLYMLSAISGNNVVRQRVVLE
- a CDS encoding 30S ribosomal protein THX, yielding MGKGDIKSRRGKIAKGTYGNRRPRVANKKTTEAAAAPKKAEASK